One window from the genome of Marinobacter sp. LV10R510-11A encodes:
- the murC gene encoding UDP-N-acetylmuramate--L-alanine ligase: MADSTNTPLVFQVPEMRRIRHIHFVGIGGAGMSGIAEVLKNQGYDISGSDLKEGVVTNRLKAMGIEVQIGHREENSAKADVVVVSSAVASDNPEVASARSRRVPIVPRAEMLAEIMRYRHGIAVAGTHGKTTTTSLIASVLGEAGLDPTFVIGGKLNSAGTNAKLGGSRYLVAEADESDASFLHLTPVISVVTNIEADHMDTYDGDVEKLKQTFVDFLHNLPFYGLAVMCVDDDYVQEIIPRISRAIITYGISNPDADYRAENIVTDGLRTHFVVKRPGGRSDLTVELKMPGRHNVLNALAVIAVATDEGVADEAICRGLAVFEGVGRRFQVYGDYKTPKGTITLVDDYGHHPTEVEAVICAAHDAWPGRRLVMLYQPHRFSRTRDLYEDFVRVLSEVDGLLLMDVYSAGEAAIPGADGRALCRSIRQRGKIEPVFVEDNRKIESLLESMLQDGDLLITQGAGDIGGVATRLAAAGVIAGE; encoded by the coding sequence ATGGCTGATTCAACCAATACGCCGCTTGTTTTTCAAGTACCGGAAATGCGCCGGATTCGCCACATTCACTTCGTGGGTATCGGTGGCGCCGGCATGAGTGGCATTGCGGAAGTACTGAAAAACCAAGGCTATGACATATCTGGCTCAGACCTGAAAGAAGGTGTGGTCACAAACCGCCTAAAGGCTATGGGTATTGAGGTTCAGATTGGTCATCGGGAAGAGAACAGCGCGAAAGCCGACGTGGTCGTGGTCTCGTCCGCCGTGGCATCTGACAACCCTGAAGTGGCTTCAGCCCGCAGCCGGAGGGTGCCTATTGTGCCTCGGGCGGAAATGTTGGCTGAGATCATGCGGTACCGACATGGCATTGCCGTAGCCGGAACCCACGGCAAGACCACCACCACTAGCCTGATTGCTTCGGTGCTCGGTGAAGCGGGGCTTGATCCTACGTTCGTGATCGGCGGCAAGCTCAACAGTGCAGGTACCAACGCCAAACTGGGTGGTTCCCGTTATTTGGTGGCCGAAGCGGATGAGAGCGATGCCTCCTTCCTGCATCTGACCCCGGTGATCTCGGTGGTGACGAACATTGAAGCCGACCACATGGACACCTACGACGGCGACGTTGAAAAACTGAAGCAAACGTTTGTGGATTTTCTCCACAATTTGCCGTTTTACGGCCTGGCCGTTATGTGTGTCGATGATGATTATGTGCAGGAGATAATTCCACGGATTTCTCGAGCCATTATCACCTACGGCATCAGCAACCCAGATGCGGATTACCGGGCCGAGAACATAGTGACCGATGGTCTGAGAACCCATTTTGTCGTGAAGCGCCCTGGGGGACGCAGTGATTTGACCGTGGAACTGAAAATGCCGGGTCGTCACAACGTGCTGAATGCGCTGGCAGTGATCGCCGTAGCGACCGATGAGGGCGTTGCAGACGAAGCGATCTGTCGTGGCCTGGCCGTTTTCGAGGGAGTTGGGCGTCGTTTTCAGGTTTACGGCGATTACAAAACGCCGAAGGGCACGATCACACTGGTTGATGATTACGGGCACCACCCCACAGAGGTCGAGGCTGTCATTTGCGCAGCCCACGATGCTTGGCCGGGCCGGCGTCTGGTGATGCTGTATCAACCCCACAGGTTCTCCCGAACCCGTGATCTGTATGAAGATTTTGTGCGCGTTCTATCGGAAGTCGATGGTCTGTTATTAATGGATGTGTACTCCGCCGGTGAGGCCGCTATTCCAGGTGCGGATGGCCGGGCGTTGTGCCGGAGCATACGGCAGCGCGGCAAGATAGAGCCGGTGTTTGTAGAAGATAATCGCAAAATCGAGAGCTTGCTGGAAAGCATGCTACAGGACGGTGACCTCCTGATTACACAGGGTGCAGGAGACATCGGTGGCGTAGCGACCCGGTTGGCAGCGGCAGGAGTAATTGCAGGTGAGTGA
- a CDS encoding DciA family protein: MKRKNEQRMTFDNLGRTPVLRELVAKANTHSMAEAQVISSLPPALAPGTRFVCCLEGELTLSAENAGKASQIRFRQHEIMEKLRENELFRFVWKLKVKVVPPRFHEKPPAKKIPLSKENARLLQEEAGHTKDQKLREVLEKLASHVRD; the protein is encoded by the coding sequence ATGAAACGAAAAAATGAGCAAAGAATGACCTTCGACAACCTGGGAAGAACCCCAGTTTTGCGAGAACTGGTAGCAAAAGCCAACACCCACAGTATGGCAGAGGCACAGGTTATTTCCTCACTACCACCAGCGCTGGCACCGGGCACTCGGTTTGTTTGTTGCCTGGAGGGGGAACTTACCTTATCGGCAGAAAATGCAGGAAAAGCCAGTCAGATTCGTTTCCGCCAGCACGAGATCATGGAAAAATTACGCGAGAACGAGCTATTCCGATTTGTGTGGAAGCTCAAAGTAAAAGTGGTACCACCACGGTTTCATGAAAAACCGCCCGCGAAAAAAATTCCGCTTAGCAAAGAAAACGCCCGACTCCTCCAAGAGGAAGCCGGGCACACGAAGGATCAAAAACTACGCGAGGTTCTCGAAAAACTCGCAAGCCATGTCCGAGATTAA
- a CDS encoding D-alanine--D-alanine ligase: MQHPEIPAYQAEPEVVRALGRVAVFMGGDSAERDVSLKSGKVVLAALISAGVDAFAMDVQGCLLKTVEKPEFDRVFIALHGRGGEDGTLQAILSQAGIPYTGSEVLASALAMDKLRTKYVFAGCGLPTPKFRTMSAADDAEQIIQELRPPLSVKPSREGSSIGIRKVNTAAELAEAYETAAALDNLVLIEEWIEGPEFTVSLLQDSALPAIGLSTDHVFYDYDAKYLADDTRYRIPCGLAPQDEVRLQNLALEAFRVVGCRTWGRVDIMQDADGEFWLLEVNTVPGMTDHSLVPMSARAAGMSFEELVVRILQDTLEGDSLESANA; the protein is encoded by the coding sequence ATGCAGCATCCCGAGATACCAGCGTATCAGGCTGAGCCAGAAGTGGTTCGGGCGCTGGGACGTGTGGCTGTCTTTATGGGGGGAGACTCTGCCGAGCGCGATGTTTCTCTCAAAAGCGGCAAGGTGGTTCTTGCGGCGTTGATATCTGCAGGCGTCGACGCCTTTGCCATGGATGTTCAGGGCTGCCTGTTAAAGACCGTAGAGAAGCCTGAGTTTGATCGGGTGTTTATAGCCCTGCACGGTCGTGGCGGCGAAGACGGAACGCTACAGGCCATTTTGTCTCAAGCGGGAATTCCCTATACCGGCAGCGAAGTGCTGGCTTCAGCTCTGGCGATGGACAAATTGCGCACAAAATACGTGTTTGCAGGCTGTGGCCTGCCAACACCGAAATTCAGAACCATGTCGGCTGCGGACGACGCTGAGCAGATTATTCAGGAGCTGCGTCCGCCACTGAGTGTTAAGCCGTCTAGGGAAGGTTCCAGCATCGGAATCCGCAAGGTGAACACGGCTGCTGAGCTGGCAGAAGCCTACGAGACCGCAGCTGCGCTGGATAATTTGGTACTGATAGAAGAATGGATAGAAGGGCCGGAGTTTACGGTCAGCCTGCTGCAGGACAGTGCTCTGCCGGCCATCGGGCTGAGCACGGATCACGTGTTCTACGACTACGACGCAAAATATCTGGCGGACGACACCCGTTACCGGATTCCCTGTGGCCTAGCGCCTCAGGACGAAGTGAGGTTGCAGAACCTCGCACTGGAAGCGTTCCGGGTAGTGGGCTGCCGCACTTGGGGCCGGGTAGACATCATGCAGGATGCCGATGGCGAGTTCTGGCTCCTGGAAGTAAATACCGTGCCGGGCATGACCGATCACAGCCTAGTGCCCATGTCTGCGAGAGCCGCGGGCATGAGCTTTGAGGAATTAGTTGTGCGGATCCTTCAGGACACCTTGGAGGGTGACAGCTTGGAGAGTGCCAATGCTTGA
- a CDS encoding cell division protein FtsQ/DivIB: MLETLLIRSGAIPSDPPRRRGATSLGPEKDRFGVFRAVLDAVPWLQAGMGIAILLAAGLVPWGTGKVLGAMDQQILAIDVNGDFIGDSRVAIERQAGNWIGKSYFSTDLSDIKVDLEKRPWVETVAVRRVWPDRLEINIREKKPLAYWTDGRLVSRTGELFMPPNPAVAGRLPKLSGPDERVRDVIGMARTMSDKLVGHGLGFSGLSLERRGAWTLRLSNGIEVVLGRDQVAKRFERFITVYENRLASRSDEVSRVDARYTNGVAVQWKPAQAASGPKT, from the coding sequence ATGCTTGAGACACTGCTGATCCGGAGTGGGGCGATACCGTCCGACCCTCCCCGGCGCCGGGGAGCAACCTCCCTTGGCCCGGAGAAAGACCGGTTTGGCGTGTTTAGGGCTGTGCTGGACGCTGTGCCCTGGCTGCAAGCTGGTATGGGTATCGCGATTTTGCTGGCGGCGGGCCTGGTGCCTTGGGGAACTGGCAAAGTGCTGGGCGCCATGGATCAGCAAATTCTGGCCATTGATGTAAATGGCGATTTCATCGGCGATAGCCGAGTTGCCATTGAGCGCCAGGCCGGGAACTGGATTGGCAAAAGTTACTTCTCGACGGATCTTTCCGACATAAAGGTCGACCTCGAGAAGCGCCCGTGGGTTGAGACAGTGGCGGTACGCCGAGTATGGCCGGATCGTTTGGAAATCAACATTCGGGAGAAGAAGCCCCTGGCCTACTGGACCGACGGCCGCTTGGTTAGCCGCACTGGCGAGCTGTTCATGCCGCCCAATCCAGCAGTGGCAGGGCGTTTACCGAAGCTTTCCGGGCCTGATGAGCGGGTGCGCGATGTGATTGGCATGGCCCGTACCATGAGCGACAAACTGGTGGGGCACGGTCTGGGGTTTTCAGGGCTTTCACTGGAGCGGCGGGGGGCTTGGACCCTTCGTCTCTCAAATGGAATTGAAGTGGTACTCGGCCGGGATCAGGTCGCGAAGCGTTTTGAACGCTTTATTACAGTGTATGAAAACCGGCTGGCATCACGGTCGGACGAAGTTAGCCGGGTAGATGCCCGCTATACCAACGGTGTAGCGGTTCAATGGAAGCCGGCCCAGGCCGCTTCCGGCCCGAAAACATAG
- the lpxC gene encoding UDP-3-O-acyl-N-acetylglucosamine deacetylase, which translates to MIKQRTLKNTIRATGIGLHSGEKVYLTLKPAPVDSGIIFRRTDLDPAVEIRACAENVGETMLSTTLVKDGVRVATVEHLLSAMAGLGIDNCFVELSAAEVPIMDGSAGPFVFLLQSAGIAEQEAAKRFIRIKREVTIEEGDKKATFLPFEGFKVSFSIDFDHPVFKGRAQTATVDFSSTSFVKEVSRARTFGFMRDIEKLRAMNLALGGSVDNAIVVDDYKILNEDGLRYEDEFVKHKVLDAIGDLYLLGNSLIGEFRGIKSGHDLNNKLLRKLRAEEDAWEVVTFDNEETAPISYMKPVLAVPV; encoded by the coding sequence ATGATCAAACAACGGACACTAAAAAACACGATCCGTGCTACCGGCATCGGGCTGCATTCGGGGGAAAAGGTTTACCTTACCCTGAAGCCCGCTCCGGTAGATTCGGGAATCATTTTCCGGCGTACCGATCTTGACCCTGCGGTTGAGATTCGTGCCTGCGCCGAAAATGTGGGTGAGACCATGCTGTCCACGACGCTGGTAAAAGACGGTGTCCGTGTGGCGACAGTTGAGCATCTGCTGTCAGCCATGGCTGGTCTCGGTATCGATAACTGCTTTGTTGAACTGAGCGCTGCTGAAGTGCCGATCATGGACGGCTCCGCCGGCCCATTCGTCTTTTTGTTGCAGTCTGCCGGCATTGCCGAGCAGGAAGCTGCCAAGCGGTTCATTCGCATCAAGCGGGAAGTCACCATTGAAGAAGGCGATAAGAAGGCTACCTTCCTGCCGTTTGAAGGCTTCAAGGTGAGCTTTAGCATCGACTTTGATCACCCTGTGTTCAAAGGCCGTGCTCAAACCGCGACCGTCGATTTTTCGAGCACGTCTTTCGTGAAGGAAGTTAGCCGCGCAAGAACCTTCGGGTTCATGCGTGATATTGAAAAGTTGCGGGCGATGAATCTGGCGCTGGGTGGCAGTGTAGATAACGCCATTGTGGTAGACGACTACAAAATCCTGAACGAAGACGGTCTTCGTTATGAGGACGAGTTCGTTAAGCACAAAGTACTGGATGCAATCGGGGATCTATACCTGTTAGGCAACAGCCTGATCGGTGAGTTCCGTGGTATCAAATCTGGTCACGATTTGAATAATAAGCTACTGCGCAAGCTTAGGGCAGAAGAGGATGCATGGGAGGTGGTTACCTTTGACAATGAAGAAACCGCGCCTATCTCCTACATGAAGCCTGTGCTGGCGGTACCGGTTTAA
- the ftsW gene encoding putative lipid II flippase FtsW, which produces MQAGLSAAPSRTQWLGEIQPLVALILSSVALLIIGVVMISSASMDIAVETMGNGYHYVIRQLMFAVMGCMLALVSVNVPVAWWERSGWLLLGIGLLVLVLVLTPLGHTVNGSTRWIPFGLFNVQVSEVAKLCLIAYLAGYVVRRRDELLNTWPGFLKPLGVLGIASALLVIQPDFGATVVLVTAAAGMIFLSGVRLSRFVPLIATLVVIGVVLILTQPYRLKRVVSYLDPWKDQFDTGYQLTQSLIAFGRGEWTGVGLGNSIQKLFFLPEAHTDFIFAIIAEEFGLLGSLIVLGLFTVLVVTGFVIARRAEKADMPFGACFAYGITLLIGLQAGINMAVSTGLLPTKGLTLPLVSYGGSSLMISCICIGILARVEMERLDKEKLATEKTSPRKRGGARYD; this is translated from the coding sequence ATGCAGGCAGGACTGTCAGCGGCACCCTCACGGACTCAGTGGTTGGGCGAAATTCAACCGCTGGTGGCCCTGATACTCAGCTCGGTAGCTCTGCTGATTATTGGGGTTGTGATGATTTCTTCGGCCTCCATGGATATAGCGGTCGAAACCATGGGCAATGGCTACCACTATGTGATTCGCCAGCTTATGTTCGCCGTCATGGGCTGCATGCTCGCGCTGGTGTCGGTCAATGTGCCAGTGGCCTGGTGGGAGCGCAGTGGATGGTTGTTGCTCGGCATAGGTCTGCTGGTGCTGGTGCTGGTTCTTACACCACTGGGCCACACGGTAAACGGATCAACACGGTGGATTCCGTTTGGCTTGTTCAACGTGCAGGTGTCGGAAGTTGCCAAGCTGTGCCTAATCGCTTATCTGGCGGGATATGTTGTGCGGCGGCGTGATGAGTTATTGAACACCTGGCCGGGTTTTTTGAAGCCGCTCGGGGTTTTGGGCATAGCGTCGGCGTTGCTGGTTATACAGCCTGACTTCGGAGCCACCGTTGTATTGGTTACGGCTGCCGCAGGTATGATTTTCCTAAGTGGGGTGCGCCTTAGTCGGTTTGTGCCGCTGATTGCGACGCTGGTGGTAATCGGCGTTGTTCTGATTCTTACCCAGCCCTACCGCCTCAAGCGCGTGGTGAGTTATCTCGACCCCTGGAAAGATCAGTTTGATACCGGCTACCAGTTAACTCAGTCGCTGATAGCCTTCGGGCGTGGCGAATGGACCGGTGTGGGTCTCGGTAACTCGATACAGAAATTGTTCTTTCTGCCGGAGGCCCATACAGACTTTATTTTCGCGATTATCGCTGAAGAGTTCGGGTTGCTGGGCTCGTTAATTGTGCTCGGGCTGTTTACGGTTCTGGTTGTCACCGGTTTTGTGATTGCTCGCCGCGCCGAGAAGGCTGATATGCCGTTTGGTGCCTGTTTCGCCTACGGCATTACGCTGCTGATTGGCCTGCAAGCGGGTATCAACATGGCAGTCAGCACCGGATTGTTGCCAACCAAAGGGCTGACCTTGCCACTGGTGAGCTACGGCGGCTCCAGCCTGATGATCAGCTGTATTTGCATCGGAATTCTAGCTCGGGTTGAGATGGAACGGTTAGATAAGGAAAAACTGGCGACCGAAAAGACCAGCCCGCGAAAGCGGGGAGGAGCGCGCTATGACTGA
- the murG gene encoding undecaprenyldiphospho-muramoylpentapeptide beta-N-acetylglucosaminyltransferase produces MTESRRFLIMAGGTGGHVFPALATARALEAKGHEVHWLGAIGGMEERLIGDTGIPLALIHISGLRGKGKLALIMAPFRLMRALGEAFTVVRRIRPDCVVGMGGFVTGPGGVAAWLTKTPLVIHEQNAIAGMTNRILVRFSKAVLEAFPGSFGSDVITRCTGNPVREDLVNLPEPEQRMAERKRGQNDQEHALRVLVVGGSLGAQVFNQQLPEALAMLPEQERPQVRHQCGEKHIEAARASYAEHGVKADVEPFIKDMAEAYSWADIVLCRAGALTVSELCAAGIGAVLVPFPHAVDDHQTKNGEQMVNAKAAVLIPQSRLTPAVLAETLGDLVRDRARVMDMAKAARTLARPGATERVVNYCLEAANG; encoded by the coding sequence ATGACTGAATCGCGCCGGTTTTTGATAATGGCCGGCGGTACCGGAGGCCATGTGTTCCCAGCGCTGGCCACTGCCCGGGCGCTTGAGGCCAAGGGGCACGAAGTGCACTGGCTGGGTGCCATTGGGGGCATGGAGGAGCGGTTGATAGGTGACACGGGTATTCCGCTGGCGCTGATTCATATCTCCGGGCTTAGGGGCAAAGGCAAGCTGGCATTGATCATGGCGCCGTTCCGGCTGATGCGTGCGTTGGGCGAGGCATTTACTGTCGTGCGCCGCATTCGCCCAGATTGTGTGGTTGGTATGGGCGGGTTTGTGACTGGCCCTGGCGGCGTGGCGGCATGGCTAACAAAAACGCCGTTGGTGATTCATGAACAGAATGCCATTGCCGGAATGACCAATCGCATTCTGGTGCGGTTTTCTAAAGCGGTACTAGAGGCGTTCCCGGGGAGCTTTGGCTCGGATGTGATTACCCGATGCACGGGCAACCCCGTACGCGAAGACCTAGTGAACCTGCCGGAACCGGAACAAAGAATGGCTGAGCGTAAGCGTGGGCAGAACGATCAGGAACATGCACTTCGTGTTCTGGTAGTGGGCGGTAGCCTGGGGGCCCAGGTGTTCAATCAGCAGTTGCCAGAAGCTCTGGCAATGCTGCCCGAGCAAGAGCGGCCGCAGGTTCGTCATCAGTGTGGTGAAAAGCACATTGAAGCGGCGCGAGCTTCTTACGCGGAGCACGGAGTAAAGGCCGATGTTGAGCCATTTATTAAAGACATGGCGGAAGCCTATAGCTGGGCCGATATTGTGTTGTGCCGCGCGGGCGCCCTAACGGTTTCAGAGCTTTGTGCTGCAGGTATCGGCGCGGTGCTGGTGCCATTTCCCCACGCGGTGGATGACCATCAAACAAAAAACGGCGAGCAAATGGTGAATGCCAAAGCGGCCGTACTCATACCACAGTCGCGGCTGACACCAGCCGTGCTGGCAGAAACCTTGGGCGATCTTGTCCGGGATCGCGCTAGGGTCATGGATATGGCCAAGGCTGCACGTACTTTGGCTCGCCCCGGCGCAACGGAGCGAGTTGTAAATTATTGTCTGGAGGCCGCTAATGGCTGA
- the ftsA gene encoding cell division protein FtsA, translated as MSSVETENMIVGLDIGTSKVVAIVGKRKMDGTIEVVGIGSHPSRGLKRGVVVNIETTVQAIQRAVEEAELMAGCRIHSVYAGIAGSHIKSLNSHGIVAIRDREVTQADIDRVIDAAQAVAIPADQKILHILPQEFVIDNQEGIKEPMGMSGVRLEAKVHLVTCAVNAAQNIEKCIRRCGLEADDIILEQLASSHAILTEDEKELGVCVVDMGGGTTDIAVFTGGAIRHTAVIPIAGDQVTNDIAMALRTPTQNAEEIKIKYACALTQLAGADETIKVPSVGDRAPRDLSRQALAEVVEPRYEELFALVQSELRRSGFEDLIPAGIVITGGSATMEGVVELAEEVFHMPVRLACPQAVSGMTEVVNNPIYATGVGLLIHGFRQMDLGRTPALKGEDAPSLFERMKAWFTGHF; from the coding sequence ATGTCATCGGTTGAAACGGAAAACATGATTGTCGGTCTCGATATCGGAACCTCGAAGGTGGTTGCGATCGTCGGCAAACGCAAGATGGACGGAACCATTGAGGTGGTGGGTATTGGTTCTCATCCGTCCCGGGGACTGAAGCGGGGCGTGGTGGTCAATATCGAAACCACGGTTCAGGCGATCCAGCGCGCGGTTGAGGAAGCCGAGTTGATGGCGGGTTGCCGCATTCACTCCGTGTACGCGGGGATTGCGGGCAGCCATATTAAAAGCCTCAACTCCCACGGCATTGTTGCCATCCGCGATCGGGAAGTGACCCAAGCGGATATCGATCGGGTAATCGATGCAGCTCAGGCCGTAGCCATCCCTGCGGATCAGAAAATTCTGCACATTTTGCCGCAGGAGTTTGTGATCGATAACCAGGAAGGCATCAAAGAACCCATGGGGATGTCCGGTGTACGCTTGGAAGCGAAGGTGCATCTGGTGACCTGTGCTGTAAACGCCGCCCAGAACATCGAAAAATGCATTCGCCGCTGCGGCCTTGAGGCAGACGACATCATTCTGGAGCAACTGGCCTCCAGCCACGCGATCCTCACCGAGGACGAAAAGGAACTGGGTGTTTGCGTGGTGGATATGGGCGGCGGTACCACGGATATCGCTGTGTTCACTGGCGGCGCCATACGCCACACAGCCGTTATACCCATTGCCGGCGACCAGGTTACCAACGACATAGCTATGGCTCTTCGCACGCCCACGCAGAACGCCGAAGAGATTAAAATCAAGTACGCCTGCGCCTTGACGCAACTGGCGGGCGCTGACGAAACCATCAAGGTGCCCAGCGTTGGCGACCGTGCGCCCCGTGATCTCTCACGTCAGGCGCTGGCGGAAGTTGTTGAGCCACGCTACGAGGAGCTGTTTGCCCTCGTGCAATCAGAGCTGCGCCGCTCAGGTTTCGAGGATCTAATTCCGGCAGGCATCGTGATTACGGGTGGCTCCGCCACCATGGAAGGTGTGGTGGAGTTGGCTGAAGAAGTTTTCCATATGCCGGTTCGGCTGGCCTGTCCGCAGGCAGTTTCCGGTATGACAGAAGTTGTTAATAACCCCATCTACGCCACCGGCGTCGGGTTATTGATTCATGGTTTCCGGCAGATGGATCTTGGCCGGACACCGGCGCTCAAGGGTGAAGATGCACCCTCGCTGTTTGAGCGCATGAAAGCCTGGTTTACCGGTCATTTCTAA
- the murD gene encoding UDP-N-acetylmuramoyl-L-alanine--D-glutamate ligase yields MSVITSDRRTLVVGLGKTGLSCVRYLSAQGREIAVADSREAPPCLDDLRAEWPDIPVYLGRFDPERFAGFNELIVSPGISIAEPAIAHAAKQGARIRGDIDLFAEAAEAPVVAITGSNGKTTVTTLVGDMARAAGRRVEVGGNIGTPALDLLGRGAELYVLELSSFQLETTAQLNALAATVLNVSDDHLDRYPDKMAYFQAKQRIYRGCQNAIVNLDDALSTPMERDNLRFLCFGFHRVNPETFSTREDDQGVWVTFGFDSILNSGELKLLGRHNLSNVMAALALGHAAGLPMDAMLGAARQFNGLPHRCEFIRRLAAVDYINDSKGTNVGATVAALNSLVPEGNGKIVLIAGGEGKGAEFSELASQVRACCRAVVLIGHDADRIAEAVGSDLPVYRADTLAEAVEKSAELALEGDRVLFSPACASFDMFRDYIDRGDQFRAQVQSLGEVL; encoded by the coding sequence ATGAGTGTCATCACGTCAGATCGTCGCACATTGGTAGTAGGGCTCGGTAAAACCGGGCTCTCCTGCGTGCGCTATCTGTCTGCACAGGGTCGGGAAATCGCCGTAGCTGATAGCCGCGAAGCGCCGCCGTGCTTGGATGACCTGCGTGCCGAGTGGCCCGACATTCCTGTTTACCTGGGCCGGTTTGATCCAGAACGGTTTGCCGGATTCAACGAGCTTATTGTAAGCCCGGGTATCAGTATTGCTGAGCCGGCTATTGCCCACGCCGCTAAACAGGGCGCGCGTATCCGGGGCGATATTGATTTGTTTGCTGAAGCTGCCGAAGCGCCCGTTGTAGCCATAACCGGCTCTAACGGTAAAACCACCGTCACTACATTGGTGGGTGATATGGCTCGCGCTGCCGGTCGACGAGTTGAAGTTGGCGGAAACATCGGAACCCCAGCGTTGGATTTGCTGGGCAGAGGTGCCGAGCTGTACGTGCTTGAACTCTCCAGTTTCCAATTGGAAACCACCGCGCAGCTGAATGCGCTGGCGGCCACTGTATTGAATGTCAGTGACGATCACTTGGATCGCTACCCAGACAAGATGGCTTATTTTCAAGCCAAGCAGCGAATTTACCGTGGCTGCCAGAATGCCATTGTGAATCTGGACGACGCACTGAGCACGCCCATGGAGCGGGATAACTTGCGGTTTCTTTGTTTTGGATTTCACCGCGTTAATCCGGAAACCTTCAGCACCCGGGAAGATGACCAGGGTGTTTGGGTAACGTTCGGGTTCGACAGCATTCTAAACTCCGGGGAGCTGAAGCTGTTGGGCCGGCATAATCTTAGCAACGTGATGGCGGCACTGGCGCTAGGTCACGCAGCCGGGCTACCCATGGACGCCATGCTGGGTGCCGCGCGGCAATTCAATGGCTTGCCGCACCGGTGTGAGTTCATACGCAGGCTTGCAGCTGTTGATTACATCAATGACTCCAAGGGGACGAATGTCGGAGCTACCGTCGCAGCCTTAAACAGTCTGGTGCCCGAAGGCAACGGGAAAATAGTGTTGATTGCGGGTGGCGAAGGCAAAGGCGCTGAGTTTTCTGAGTTGGCGTCGCAGGTCAGAGCCTGTTGCCGGGCAGTGGTATTGATCGGGCATGACGCAGATCGCATTGCTGAAGCTGTCGGCTCCGACCTTCCGGTTTACCGTGCCGACACGTTGGCGGAGGCGGTAGAAAAATCTGCAGAGCTTGCGCTGGAAGGAGATCGCGTACTGTTTTCTCCGGCTTGCGCAAGCTTCGATATGTTCCGGGATTATATAGACCGCGGTGATCAGTTCCGCGCACAGGTTCAATCTCTTGGGGAGGTGCTGTGA
- a CDS encoding M23 family metallopeptidase translates to MKSEDNMNIILVGKNHGKSRVLALNGTVAFTLAFAAAALIVAAGWAGYSVAVSQADAREPSDSELVAEWRSKLNEQKTELAGLQQNVQYQVDALTLRLGQIQGRLLRLDALGQRFVESGLVASDEFDFNQPAAVGGPEDALPADSFSAPELTRMIDELERKMLDREQQLRLLDQVSSRQKLEDELYLEGRPITWGWLSSRYGYRSDPFTGKRTWHAGVDLAGKDGSDIISVAGGVVTYASERNGYGNLVEVDHGDGLVTRYAHCKTVKVRVGDVIQKGQVLALMGSTGRSTGPHVHFEVIRNSKTENPETYIKRASR, encoded by the coding sequence ATGAAATCTGAAGACAATATGAATATCATTCTTGTTGGTAAAAACCATGGGAAATCCCGTGTGCTGGCGCTAAATGGCACGGTTGCTTTTACCCTAGCGTTTGCGGCGGCAGCATTAATTGTTGCTGCAGGCTGGGCTGGATACAGCGTAGCGGTAAGCCAAGCGGATGCCCGTGAACCTTCGGATTCTGAACTCGTAGCAGAATGGCGAAGCAAGCTAAATGAACAAAAGACGGAACTGGCCGGGCTACAGCAGAACGTTCAGTACCAGGTAGATGCACTGACACTGCGTCTTGGCCAGATTCAGGGTCGTCTTTTGCGGCTTGATGCGTTGGGCCAGCGTTTTGTGGAATCCGGCTTGGTTGCCAGTGATGAATTCGATTTCAACCAACCGGCGGCGGTTGGTGGCCCTGAAGACGCGCTTCCTGCGGATTCCTTCTCGGCGCCTGAGCTCACCCGGATGATCGATGAGCTGGAACGCAAGATGCTGGATCGTGAGCAGCAATTGCGGCTGCTGGATCAGGTTTCTTCTCGCCAAAAACTGGAAGATGAGCTGTATCTCGAAGGTCGCCCGATTACGTGGGGCTGGTTGTCTTCGCGCTATGGATATCGGTCTGACCCGTTTACCGGAAAGCGTACTTGGCACGCGGGAGTGGATCTTGCAGGCAAAGACGGCAGCGATATTATTTCTGTTGCGGGCGGCGTAGTAACGTATGCAAGCGAGCGTAACGGTTACGGCAACCTGGTTGAGGTTGACCACGGTGATGGCCTGGTGACCCGCTACGCGCACTGCAAGACGGTCAAGGTTAGGGTTGGCGATGTTATTCAGAAGGGCCAAGTGCTGGCGCTTATGGGAAGTACCGGCCGCTCTACCGGGCCCCATGTACACTTTGAAGTCATTCGTAACAGCAAAACCGAGAATCCCGAAACGTACATTAAAAGGGCAAGTCGATAA